Proteins encoded by one window of Maliibacterium massiliense:
- a CDS encoding ZIP family metal transporter, which produces MESLHPALLALLGTGFTFLMTAAGAAVVFFFRGEIKPSIQRVFLGFAAGVMIAASVWSLLIPAIEMAEEQQLIGWIPAALGFVIGGVFMLVLDRVMPHLHPGSRNPEGTQSNLKRTSMLVLAVTLHNIPEGMAVGLSFALSVQAGANVTLAAAMALALGIGLQNFPEGAAISLPLKKEGLSRTRSFVYGALSGIVEPIFGVLTVFIAGAASVAMPYLLSFAAGAMIYVVVEELIPEAHLGEHSHAGTLGVMLGFLVMMILDVALG; this is translated from the coding sequence ATGGAAAGCCTGCATCCGGCGCTGCTGGCGCTGCTGGGCACGGGGTTCACGTTTCTGATGACGGCGGCGGGCGCGGCGGTGGTGTTTTTTTTCCGCGGCGAGATCAAGCCCAGCATCCAGCGCGTCTTTCTGGGGTTTGCCGCGGGCGTGATGATCGCCGCCTCGGTGTGGTCGCTGCTCATCCCCGCCATCGAGATGGCGGAGGAACAGCAGCTCATCGGCTGGATACCCGCGGCGCTGGGTTTTGTCATTGGCGGGGTGTTTATGCTGGTGCTGGATCGCGTGATGCCGCACCTGCACCCGGGCAGCCGCAACCCCGAGGGCACGCAAAGCAACCTCAAGCGCACCAGCATGCTGGTGCTGGCCGTCACGCTGCACAACATCCCCGAGGGCATGGCGGTGGGCCTGTCCTTTGCGTTGAGCGTGCAGGCGGGGGCCAACGTGACGCTGGCCGCGGCCATGGCGCTTGCGCTGGGCATCGGCCTGCAGAACTTTCCCGAGGGCGCGGCGATCTCCCTGCCGCTGAAAAAGGAGGGGCTCTCGCGCACCCGCTCGTTCGTCTACGGGGCGCTCTCGGGCATCGTGGAGCCCATCTTCGGCGTGCTGACCGTGTTTATCGCGGGCGCGGCGTCGGTGGCGATGCCCTACCTGCTCTCCTTTGCCGCCGGAGCCATGATTTACGTGGTGGTGGAGGAGCTGATACCCGAGGCCCATCTGGGCGAGCACTCCCACGCGGGCACGCTGGGCGTGATGCTGGGCTTCCTCGTGATGATGATACTGGATGTGGCGCTGGGCTAG
- a CDS encoding helix-turn-helix domain-containing protein: MELAIGSAIARLRKARGVTQAQLAEAVGVSVAAVSKWETGVSLS, from the coding sequence ATGGAACTTGCTATCGGCAGCGCGATCGCCCGCCTGCGCAAGGCGCGGGGCGTCACCCAGGCACAGCTCGCCGAGGCGGTGGGCGTCTCGGTGGCGGCGGTCTCCAAATGGGAGACGGGGGTTTCACTTAGTTAA
- a CDS encoding PTS sugar transporter subunit IIC: MAANKEKGGGAVSRFAKRYIIDPLSSMALGLFCTLIIGLILGQFAKIPGLGFLEQLTKMVDASSPVVGAAIGVAIAYGMKVRPLVIFSAAVTGAIGYASGGGPVGALVAAIVGAVLGDLVCGRTGGFDIVAVPFVSIISGGLIGVYVGPPIGSFMTALGQAINYATTLQPIPMGILVAVIMGMALTAPISSAAIAISIGLDGLAAGAAVAGCCAQMVGFAAASRRDNSWGGVLAQGLGTSMLQVGNIIRRPQIWIAPTLAAAVVGPISTAVFRMSCNALGAGMGTSGLVGQFATWATMSPTTNTWLLLGEIALVHFVLPIALTLLFDAGLRKLGWVRSGDMKLADAA; this comes from the coding sequence ATGGCAGCAAACAAGGAAAAGGGCGGCGGGGCCGTCTCCCGCTTCGCCAAGCGCTATATCATCGATCCGCTCAGTTCCATGGCGCTGGGCCTGTTCTGTACACTGATCATCGGGCTGATTCTCGGGCAGTTTGCCAAAATACCGGGGCTGGGCTTTCTGGAGCAGCTCACCAAAATGGTGGATGCCTCCTCGCCCGTGGTGGGCGCGGCCATCGGCGTGGCCATCGCCTACGGCATGAAGGTGCGCCCGCTGGTCATCTTCTCTGCCGCGGTGACGGGCGCCATCGGTTACGCCTCGGGCGGCGGGCCGGTCGGCGCGCTGGTGGCGGCCATTGTGGGCGCCGTGCTGGGCGATCTGGTGTGCGGGCGCACCGGCGGGTTTGATATCGTGGCCGTGCCCTTTGTCTCCATCATCTCCGGCGGGCTCATCGGCGTGTACGTGGGTCCCCCCATCGGCTCGTTTATGACCGCGCTGGGGCAGGCCATCAACTACGCCACCACCCTGCAGCCCATCCCCATGGGCATCCTGGTGGCGGTGATCATGGGCATGGCGCTCACCGCGCCCATCTCCAGCGCCGCCATCGCCATCTCCATCGGTTTGGACGGCCTTGCCGCGGGCGCGGCCGTGGCCGGCTGCTGCGCGCAGATGGTGGGCTTTGCCGCGGCCAGCAGACGCGATAACAGCTGGGGCGGCGTGCTCGCCCAGGGCTTGGGCACCTCCATGCTGCAGGTGGGCAACATCATCCGCCGGCCCCAGATATGGATTGCGCCCACCCTCGCCGCCGCGGTGGTGGGGCCCATCTCCACCGCCGTGTTTCGTATGAGCTGCAACGCGCTGGGCGCTGGCATGGGCACGAGCGGCCTGGTGGGCCAGTTCGCCACCTGGGCCACCATGTCCCCCACCACCAACACGTGGCTGCTGCTGGGCGAAATCGCGTTGGTACACTTTGTGCTGCCCATCGCGCTGACCCTGCTCTTCGACGCGGGCCTGCGCAAACTGGGCTGGGTGCGCTCCGGCGATATGAAGCTTGCGGACGCCGCATAG
- a CDS encoding AAA family ATPase has translation MKKLILLGGTMGVGKSAVGRALAGMLVPSFYLDGDWCWDMHPFVVDAENKAMVLDNITHLLRGALGNSHFQYVILSWVMHQQQIIDDILSRLPQEGYDVLSLSLVCTPVALEAHWRQDVARGQRQPDRLADAAARLPLYNTLDTTKIDVTGISPRQVAARIAALARR, from the coding sequence ATGAAGAAACTGATCCTGCTGGGCGGCACGATGGGTGTGGGCAAGAGCGCGGTGGGCCGCGCGCTGGCTGGCATGCTTGTGCCCAGCTTTTATCTGGACGGCGACTGGTGCTGGGACATGCACCCGTTCGTTGTGGATGCGGAAAACAAGGCCATGGTGCTGGACAACATCACCCATCTATTGCGCGGCGCGCTCGGCAACAGCCACTTTCAGTACGTGATCCTCAGCTGGGTGATGCACCAGCAGCAGATCATCGACGACATCCTATCGCGCCTGCCACAGGAGGGCTACGATGTGCTGTCCCTCTCGCTGGTATGCACGCCTGTGGCGCTCGAAGCGCACTGGCGACAGGATGTTGCGCGCGGCCAGCGCCAGCCGGATAGGCTCGCGGACGCCGCCGCGCGCCTACCCCTCTACAATACGCTGGACACCACAAAGATCGACGTGACGGGCATCTCTCCCCGGCAGGTGGCAGCGCGCATCGCGGCGTTGGCCCGAAGGTGA
- a CDS encoding SufD family Fe-S cluster assembly protein codes for MHDILKKLLNLVTDDGIVDPKWAYNIREDGACAGRQNSQNVTITSKEGVSGIDITVKPGTKGERVYIPACITHSNVDDLVYNDFHIGAGADVTIVAGCGVHTEGEEDSQHNGIHRFFIAEGARVVYLEKHIGIGEGTGKRIINPETYVELARDATMQMDTTQIKGVDSTVRTSRAVLEAGSRLIIREKIMTHGQQRAETVFHVDLNGEDAGCDLVSRSVARGESFQLFRSVINGNTRCTGHSECDAIIMDGARVSAVPELTAAHIDASLVHEAAIGKIAGEQIIKLETLGLSEQEAERKIIEGFLK; via the coding sequence ATGCATGATATTTTAAAAAAGCTGCTCAACCTGGTGACGGACGACGGAATCGTGGATCCCAAGTGGGCGTATAATATCCGCGAGGACGGCGCCTGCGCGGGCAGGCAGAACAGCCAAAACGTGACCATTACCTCCAAAGAGGGCGTATCGGGCATTGACATTACCGTCAAGCCGGGCACCAAGGGCGAGCGCGTCTACATACCGGCCTGCATTACCCACAGCAACGTGGACGACCTGGTGTACAACGACTTTCACATCGGCGCGGGCGCGGACGTCACCATCGTGGCGGGCTGCGGCGTGCACACCGAGGGGGAGGAAGACAGCCAGCACAACGGCATACACCGGTTTTTTATCGCAGAAGGCGCGCGTGTGGTGTACCTGGAAAAACACATCGGCATCGGGGAGGGCACGGGCAAGCGCATCATCAACCCCGAGACCTATGTGGAGCTGGCTAGGGACGCCACCATGCAGATGGACACCACCCAGATCAAGGGGGTGGACTCCACGGTGCGCACCTCGCGCGCCGTGCTGGAGGCGGGATCGCGCCTGATCATCCGCGAGAAGATCATGACCCACGGCCAGCAGCGCGCCGAGACAGTCTTTCATGTGGACTTAAACGGCGAGGACGCGGGGTGCGACTTAGTCTCCCGATCGGTTGCCAGGGGGGAATCCTTCCAGCTGTTCCGCAGCGTTATCAACGGCAATACCCGCTGCACCGGGCATTCCGAGTGCGACGCGATCATTATGGATGGCGCGCGCGTCAGCGCGGTGCCGGAGCTGACCGCCGCGCACATCGACGCATCGCTGGTGCACGAGGCGGCGATCGGCAAGATCGCGGGCGAGCAGATCATCAAGCTGGAGACGCTGGGCCTGAGCGAGCAGGAGGCGGAGCGCAAGATCATCGAGGGCTTCCTCAAATAG
- a CDS encoding aminoglycoside 6-adenylyltransferase AadE yields MRSEKEVYDIVLNFAKTDKRIRMVTLEGSRTNTNIPPDDFQDFDITFFVTDMDSFTSDDKWLDIFGERLILQKPEDMELFPAVEKGFSYLMLFTDDVKIDLTLLPLELIDEYFTWDKLVKLLLDKDNRIVKPPIPTDIDYHLQKPTQRMFDDCCNEFWNTTTYVVKGLCRKEILFAIDHMNDIVRKELLRMISWLIGIKQGFHFSLGKNYKFMKQYVPEELWERLMSTYNMDSYPHMWESFEQCMALFREVSSEVACQLDYQYPLYDEKISNYVIRQKKKYGIEDDNK; encoded by the coding sequence ATGAGATCAGAAAAGGAAGTTTATGATATTGTTTTGAATTTTGCAAAAACAGACAAACGCATTCGCATGGTTACTTTGGAAGGATCTAGAACAAATACAAATATTCCGCCTGATGATTTTCAGGATTTTGATATTACTTTTTTTGTTACGGATATGGACAGCTTCACAAGTGATGATAAATGGCTAGATATATTTGGTGAAAGGTTGATTCTGCAAAAGCCGGAAGATATGGAATTATTTCCAGCTGTAGAAAAGGGATTTTCATATTTAATGCTGTTTACTGATGATGTTAAGATAGATTTAACTTTGCTGCCGCTGGAACTGATAGACGAGTATTTTACATGGGATAAACTGGTAAAGTTACTGTTGGATAAAGACAACCGTATCGTAAAGCCGCCAATACCAACGGATATAGACTACCACTTGCAGAAGCCTACTCAAAGAATGTTTGACGATTGCTGTAATGAATTTTGGAATACTACAACATATGTAGTAAAGGGCTTATGCCGCAAAGAAATTCTTTTTGCTATTGACCATATGAATGATATAGTACGAAAAGAATTGCTTCGCATGATTTCCTGGCTGATTGGTATCAAACAGGGATTTCATTTCAGTTTGGGAAAAAACTATAAATTTATGAAGCAATATGTCCCAGAGGAATTGTGGGAACGACTTATGTCCACTTATAATATGGATTCCTATCCCCATATGTGGGAATCCTTTGAACAATGTATGGCATTGTTCCGGGAGGTTTCGTCAGAAGTGGCATGCCAGTTGGATTACCAGTATCCACTATATGATGAAAAAATCAGTAATTATGTGATTCGGCAAAAGAAAAAATATGGCATTGAAGATGATAACAAATAA
- a CDS encoding GyrI-like domain-containing protein has product MEKLDFKKAYKDLYLPGAAPMCIDVPAMRFIMVDGEGAPEGADYQQALQVLYALSFNIKMSKLGPRPIAGYYEYVVPPLEGLWSCKDGPFDVQARGDWCWTSMIRQPDFVTEDVFADALLACQRKKPDLPIARARFVTWTEGRCVQMLHRGPYADEPVSLAQLHAFMQAQQLAPDAARRHHEIYLSDPRRADPARLRTVLRLPVKRL; this is encoded by the coding sequence ATGGAAAAACTGGATTTTAAAAAGGCTTACAAGGACCTCTATCTGCCGGGGGCCGCGCCCATGTGTATCGACGTGCCGGCCATGCGCTTCATCATGGTGGACGGGGAAGGCGCGCCCGAGGGCGCGGACTACCAGCAGGCGCTGCAGGTGCTCTACGCGCTGAGCTTCAACATCAAGATGTCCAAGCTGGGGCCGCGCCCTATCGCGGGCTACTACGAGTACGTGGTACCCCCGCTGGAGGGGCTGTGGTCCTGCAAGGATGGCCCCTTTGACGTGCAGGCGCGGGGCGATTGGTGTTGGACGAGCATGATCCGCCAGCCCGATTTTGTCACCGAGGATGTCTTTGCAGACGCGCTGCTGGCGTGCCAGCGCAAAAAGCCCGATCTCCCCATCGCGCGGGCACGCTTTGTCACCTGGACTGAGGGACGCTGCGTGCAGATGCTGCACCGCGGTCCCTATGCGGACGAGCCGGTGAGCCTGGCGCAGCTGCACGCCTTTATGCAGGCGCAGCAGCTGGCGCCCGACGCCGCCCGCCGGCACCACGAGATCTACCTCTCCGACCCCCGGCGCGCGGATCCCGCGCGGCTGCGCACCGTGCTGCGCCTGCCGGTAAAGCGCCTGTAG
- a CDS encoding aspartate/glutamate racemase family protein: MYPNLENGIVIPSDKEKMIALANKYIEKENVDALILACTELPLAIKPEDVNVPIVNTTQVHINAIYQYAIR, from the coding sequence ATATACCCCAATTTAGAGAATGGCATAGTAATTCCTAGTGATAAAGAGAAAATGATTGCACTGGCAAATAAATACATTGAAAAAGAAAATGTAGATGCACTCATTCTCGCCTGTACGGAGCTGCCACTTGCCATAAAGCCCGAAGATGTTAATGTGCCAATCGTGAATACAACCCAAGTACATATCAATGCAATTTACCAATATGCAATTCGATAA
- a CDS encoding ATP-binding cassette domain-containing protein has protein sequence MDLLTLQNVSMQVEDQKEILKNIDLSIAPGKLVAVTGPNGGGKSTLAKVVAGILQPTAGRILYEGKDITQASITQRAQMGIGFAFQQPVRFKGITVRDIVNLAAGATLTDMQLCDYLSDVGLCARDYIDREINASLSGGEIKRIEIAGVMARKSRLTIFDEPEAGIDLWSFNNLIGVFKNLRRTLQGSVIIISHQERILDIADEIVVLSGGQITARGAREQILPELLASEGQCLFCPGKEVQ, from the coding sequence ATGGATTTACTGACATTGCAAAACGTATCGATGCAGGTGGAGGATCAAAAGGAAATCCTCAAAAACATTGATCTTTCCATTGCGCCGGGCAAGCTGGTGGCGGTCACCGGCCCCAACGGCGGGGGCAAGTCCACGCTGGCCAAGGTGGTGGCGGGCATCCTGCAGCCCACGGCGGGGCGCATCCTCTACGAGGGGAAGGACATCACCCAGGCGTCCATCACCCAGCGCGCGCAGATGGGCATCGGCTTTGCGTTCCAGCAGCCGGTGCGCTTTAAGGGCATCACCGTGCGCGATATCGTCAACCTGGCGGCGGGCGCGACGCTTACGGACATGCAGCTGTGCGATTACCTGAGCGACGTGGGCCTGTGCGCGCGCGATTATATCGACCGCGAGATCAACGCAAGCCTATCAGGCGGGGAGATCAAGCGCATTGAGATCGCGGGCGTGATGGCCCGCAAGAGCCGCTTGACCATCTTTGACGAGCCGGAGGCGGGCATCGATTTGTGGAGCTTCAATAACCTCATCGGCGTCTTTAAAAACCTGCGCCGCACGCTGCAGGGTTCGGTAATCATCATCTCCCACCAGGAGCGCATACTGGACATTGCCGACGAGATTGTGGTGCTATCGGGCGGCCAGATCACTGCGCGCGGCGCGCGCGAGCAGATTCTGCCCGAGCTGCTGGCAAGCGAGGGGCAGTGCCTGTTCTGCCCTGGCAAGGAGGTGCAATAA
- a CDS encoding phosphoribosyltransferase family protein, translating to MEASYYELHVAGITRQLPILQVAPNLAIASFVILGDCQMVSAAAPLLAERLPQVDYIVTAEAKGIPLAYEISRIKQLPYYIVARKSIKPYMAQPLTDAVVSITTQKMQSLCLDGRDARAIAGRRVAIVDDVISTGESLAAVERLVEKAGAQVVARAAILAEGAAAKRKDIFFLATLPLFPR from the coding sequence ATGGAAGCATCGTATTACGAGCTACACGTGGCGGGCATCACCCGCCAGCTGCCCATCCTGCAGGTGGCGCCCAACCTTGCGATTGCAAGCTTTGTAATCCTGGGCGACTGCCAGATGGTCAGCGCCGCTGCGCCGCTGCTGGCAGAGCGGCTGCCCCAGGTGGATTACATCGTCACCGCCGAGGCCAAGGGCATTCCCCTGGCCTATGAGATCAGCCGCATCAAGCAGCTGCCCTACTACATTGTGGCGCGCAAGAGCATCAAGCCCTACATGGCCCAGCCCCTCACCGATGCGGTGGTTTCTATCACCACGCAAAAAATGCAGTCCCTGTGCCTGGATGGCAGGGACGCCCGCGCCATTGCGGGCAGGCGCGTGGCCATTGTGGACGACGTGATTTCCACCGGCGAGAGCCTCGCTGCCGTGGAGCGTCTGGTGGAAAAGGCGGGGGCGCAGGTGGTGGCGCGCGCTGCCATCCTGGCAGAGGGGGCGGCCGCCAAGCGCAAGGATATTTTCTTTTTGGCGACCCTGCCCCTCTTCCCGCGCTGA
- a CDS encoding NCS2 family permease: protein MDFLQDLLAAVGVVLNGIPQGLLALSMGFASVPTALGFLVGGIACILFGSVAPISFQAETIVLAGSMGRDMRERLSMVFYAGLLMAALGACGLLGGIVDFAGDVVINAMMAGVGLVLVRLALDMVRQNKVVGITSVVTAAIVYFFLGRNLVYTIIVSLVVSSIAARVAKQAVGRDAVLEKMGRLKLQRPTLNLRVARGALALCCLTVGGNIAFGSITGAMAGAAANVDHLTIYSGLADAASSLFGGAPVETIISATGSAPHPVAAGVLMMLIMAAILFFGLLPRVGRHVPSQSIAGFLLILGAAVTVPTNAAAAFAGTGAGDPILAGVTMAVTAFTDPFFGILAGIALQALLRLGLGL from the coding sequence ATGGATTTTCTGCAGGACCTGCTGGCCGCCGTCGGCGTGGTGCTCAACGGCATTCCGCAGGGGCTGCTGGCCCTTTCGATGGGCTTTGCCTCAGTGCCCACGGCGCTGGGTTTTCTGGTGGGCGGCATCGCATGCATCCTTTTCGGGTCGGTCGCGCCCATCTCCTTCCAGGCCGAGACCATCGTGCTTGCAGGCAGCATGGGCAGAGACATGCGCGAACGGCTGAGCATGGTGTTTTACGCCGGCTTGCTCATGGCCGCACTGGGCGCATGCGGGCTGCTGGGCGGCATTGTGGATTTTGCCGGCGATGTGGTCATCAACGCGATGATGGCGGGCGTAGGGCTGGTGCTGGTCAGGCTGGCGCTGGACATGGTCAGGCAAAACAAGGTGGTGGGCATCACCTCGGTGGTCACCGCGGCAATCGTGTACTTCTTTCTGGGGCGCAACCTGGTCTATACCATCATCGTATCGCTGGTAGTGTCCAGCATCGCGGCCAGGGTGGCCAAACAGGCGGTGGGCAGGGACGCCGTGCTGGAAAAGATGGGCCGCCTGAAGCTGCAGAGGCCTACCTTGAACCTGCGCGTGGCGCGTGGCGCGCTGGCGCTGTGCTGCCTGACCGTCGGGGGTAACATCGCCTTCGGATCCATCACCGGCGCCATGGCGGGCGCTGCGGCAAACGTGGACCATCTGACCATTTACTCTGGCCTTGCCGACGCGGCCAGCAGCCTCTTTGGCGGCGCGCCGGTGGAGACCATCATCTCAGCCACGGGCAGCGCGCCCCACCCCGTGGCTGCGGGCGTGCTGATGATGCTGATCATGGCGGCGATCCTGTTCTTCGGCCTGTTGCCCAGGGTGGGCAGGCACGTGCCCAGCCAGTCCATCGCGGGGTTTTTGCTGATCCTGGGCGCGGCGGTCACCGTGCCCACCAACGCGGCCGCCGCCTTTGCGGGCACGGGCGCGGGCGATCCCATCCTGGCGGGCGTGACCATGGCCGTCACCGCCTTTACCGATCCGTTTTTCGGCATCCTGGCGGGCATCGCGCTGCAGGCGCTACTGCGCCTCGGCCTGGGCCTGTAG
- the argS gene encoding arginine--tRNA ligase, whose product MMDFASAIAALLCQVAPEGAQLDAAQTQSWLEVPPERKLGDFALPCFKLARALRQAPPKIAADLAARILEAGLPVCLARVEAVGGYLNFYLDRAALARGVLEEIRAQGPDYGREDLGHGRAVCIDYSSINIAKPFHIGHLSTTVIGNSLYRIYNFLGYKSVGINHLGDWGTQFGKLIVAYKRWGNREEIERTTINGLLDIYVRFHEEAEQCPALEDEARAWFKKIEDGDEEALSLFNWFKELTLREVAKVYELLDVHFDSYAGESFYNDKMDRVIKELADKHLLVESQGAQVVDLSAYNMPPCMILKADGATLYATRDIAAALYRKDTYDFEKCLYVVAYQQNLHFAQWFKVIELMGYPWAKDLEHVAFGMVSLEEGTLSTRKGRVVFLEDVLRAAIEKTRQIMQEKSPALENFDEVARQVGVGAIVFNTLSNNRIKDITFSYARALNFDGETGPYVQYTHARACSVLRKARYDAALPVDYALLDDEETQALLALLARYGAVVQDAMAQNEPSLITRYIVDVAQAFNRFYYEHHIMCEDPARRQARLCLTDAARTVLASGLYLIGMAAPERM is encoded by the coding sequence CCCGAGGGCGCGCAGCTTGATGCGGCCCAAACCCAAAGCTGGCTGGAGGTGCCGCCCGAGCGCAAGCTGGGTGATTTTGCGTTGCCCTGCTTTAAGCTGGCGCGCGCGCTGCGCCAGGCCCCGCCCAAAATCGCCGCGGACTTGGCCGCGCGCATTCTAGAGGCGGGCCTGCCCGTCTGCCTGGCGCGCGTGGAGGCTGTGGGCGGGTATCTCAATTTTTACCTGGACCGCGCCGCGCTTGCGCGGGGCGTGCTGGAGGAAATCCGCGCGCAGGGGCCGGACTACGGCAGAGAAGACCTGGGCCATGGGCGGGCAGTGTGCATCGACTATTCCTCCATCAACATCGCCAAGCCCTTCCACATTGGCCATCTGAGCACCACGGTCATCGGCAATAGCCTGTACCGCATTTACAATTTCCTGGGCTATAAAAGCGTGGGCATCAACCATTTGGGCGACTGGGGCACCCAGTTCGGCAAGCTGATTGTCGCCTACAAGCGCTGGGGAAACCGCGAGGAAATCGAGCGCACCACCATCAACGGCCTGCTGGATATCTACGTGCGCTTCCACGAGGAGGCCGAGCAGTGCCCCGCGCTGGAGGACGAGGCGCGCGCCTGGTTTAAAAAGATCGAGGATGGCGACGAGGAAGCGCTTTCCCTGTTCAACTGGTTCAAGGAGCTGACGCTGCGCGAGGTCGCCAAGGTGTACGAGCTGCTCGACGTGCATTTTGACTCCTACGCGGGCGAGAGCTTTTACAACGACAAGATGGACCGCGTGATCAAAGAGCTTGCGGACAAGCACCTGCTGGTGGAGAGCCAAGGCGCGCAGGTGGTGGACCTGTCCGCCTACAACATGCCCCCGTGCATGATCCTCAAGGCGGACGGCGCCACCCTCTACGCCACGCGGGATATTGCCGCAGCGCTCTACCGCAAGGATACCTACGATTTTGAAAAATGCCTTTACGTGGTGGCCTACCAGCAAAACCTGCACTTTGCCCAGTGGTTCAAAGTGATCGAGCTGATGGGCTACCCCTGGGCCAAGGATTTGGAGCACGTGGCCTTCGGCATGGTGTCGCTGGAGGAGGGCACCCTCTCCACGCGCAAGGGGCGGGTGGTCTTTCTGGAGGACGTGCTGCGCGCCGCCATTGAAAAAACCCGCCAGATCATGCAGGAGAAGAGCCCCGCGCTGGAAAACTTTGACGAAGTGGCCCGCCAGGTGGGCGTGGGCGCGATTGTGTTCAACACCTTGAGCAACAACCGCATCAAGGACATCACCTTCTCCTACGCGCGCGCGCTGAACTTTGACGGGGAGACCGGCCCTTACGTGCAGTACACCCATGCGCGCGCCTGCAGCGTGCTGCGCAAGGCGCGCTATGACGCCGCCCTACCCGTGGATTATGCGCTGCTGGATGACGAGGAAACCCAGGCCCTGCTGGCGCTGCTGGCCCGCTACGGCGCGGTTGTGCAGGACGCCATGGCGCAGAACGAGCCCTCGCTCATCACACGCTATATCGTGGATGTGGCCCAGGCCTTCAACCGGTTCTATTACGAGCACCATATCATGTGTGAAGACCCCGCCAGGCGCCAGGCGCGCCTGTGCCTGACGGACGCGGCGCGCACCGTCCTTGCATCGGGCCTGTACCTGATCGGCATGGCGGCGCCCGAGCGCATGTAA